GTTCCTCACAGTGGATATTTTAGcattttagaataggaaataaatatgATTTGGCAACTAGAGTAGATGGTAGCATCCAATTTGGGTCGTACTTTGAGACAAGTGTTGGGCCTAAATATGTTATCAGATTCATGTGAATCAACAATGAGCACCTTGTTTCTTTGAAGGGTTCTTCTAGTAACATCACATATTGGAGGTGAACTCGTGAGCCTCTTAGGCTGCCTGTGTCTTCCAGAATGATTGTCGCACACCTTGTCAGTGGTCACCTCATTCATTGAGTACTGCTAAATGTTCTATCAGGAATGCTTTGCATGCACAAATTCTATTTAGGTGGACCAGAATACTCCTGCAAAATTTCAGGGGTGATGCCAGCTATCTCAAACCTGATGTGTGGGACCAACACATATGGGCTCCAGTCATCAGGTCTGTGAGAGGTGACATCATTCTTAAAAATCTTCAGGAGCAGTTCAGTCACTCCTTAGCAGCAGGAATCTTTGCATCCTTACGAGGTACTGCAGTATTAGGTCCTGGAGTGGTAGAAAGCTGCAATCAATTGGAGAAAATCCACAAAACTTTGATGATTCTTGTGTACTCTTACAGGATCAACAATTGTCGCAGGCTATATCTATCTCTTCATTTAGCTCTTCCAGGATTTCTAAGAtgtaaattttcttttatatttctgTTGAGCTTCAtaaccttttcttctcttttcttttacttATTTTTAGTTGATGGTGTTAATGCTTATCTCCTTCATGTATCGTATACCTTTGCAGTGAATGTTAAGCAagacattatcatcatcattcatGAACCTTGTAGCAGTTCTTATAGGCATTTACGTCCATTTTCTTTTGTCAACAGCACTTGATGCCACCTTATGGGACTCCACTACCTCCATACCTCACGTATCCTCCTAGAGGATTATATTCTCATCCCTCAGTTCCTCCGGTATTTCCTCCAAATGCATTGAATGTGTCTTTTGCATAGAAATTTGTCTTTTCTCTAATGTACAACTTAGATGTCCTATGTGATCTTATTGTTCTGTAATGAACAGGGGTTACGCCCTTTTGGTCCTTTTGCCATGTCTACTACAAATATGAATGCTGAGAATTCTGTAAGCATGTGATTTAGCTTTTTAAACTATTTTGCAACATAATTAATATCGCCAACAGAGATTGATGTCCACATCTTAGGGAGTTGTTCCCAGCAGCATGGAAATGGATGGTAAGTCATGTAAAGGTAAGGAAAAAGGTCCCACAAAGCGATCCAAAGGAGGTTGCAGTAGTTCAAATATGATTTCAGAAAAGAACAACAGTGAGACATGTAAATCATCAGGGCCACCAGCTAATGAAGTCTCCCAGAGGTGTATAATTCCGTAAGCCTGTTTATCATTATCGTGTCTTTATCTTTACACTCCTTTGCAAGTTGTCTGTTGGATAAAAGAATATGGTTGTTGCAGTGGTGATAGCACAAGTGATAGTTCAAGTGAAGAAGAGAgtgatgacacttctcaaaatgtATGCATTCCTCTAATTCACTGATTTGTAGGTTAAATTTTTTTACTAATATTGAGGTGTGTGAACCTGTAGCTGGCACTAATTCACATCGAATCATGCTCAAATTACAAGATAGAGTGTATCTTCTCTTTTCCTTCTTACTGTTTCGTTACACTTTACTATATGTTCTAAACCTTAAAATTTGTAAACTGGAAATCCTAAATTGTAATGTAAATCTAAAATATGATTTCTAACAAACCATGAATTAGAATTTGTATCTCTAAAGACATCTATGATACCTTGGAAAAATAAGAACTTTGAGTAATACTTGGTAAGTATAGGCACTTTATTGTTTATTTGGTTAAGCAGTTCCCTTTGTTTTTTCTAGTGTGCTGATATTTTTTTCCATGAGACAATTAGCATTGTGGTTCTCTAGATTTGATCTATGCAGGATTTCTGTGTAGTCAAAAGAGTTGCAAATGAACTTGTTTAATCATTCACTTCATCTGACAACTCTTTTGTCATTTTGATGGTAGCCATAATTAGGCTCACATATTGAGATATTCTGGAACAAGTGTCCTGACAGTGGACTCTGATTCATGCTTGTTTGTCATTGGATTACAGAAAGATTAGTGACATAACATTGTTTTGTTTTCTTGAGAGAGAATAACATGGCAGTACATGTTGTATATTATTTTTTGATCAATATCATCTAAACTATAGTTGTTTTAATGAATCACAAAACACTTAAATTTATCTGTTGCTTGATTAGGGAAGATTAATACATTCGACAGTTGATGAATTATATGATTCACATTTGCTTGATGTGGTTATTACAAAGATCTTTTTTTCAATATTAAGTGCACCTGGAGGAACTCTATATGCTAATgtgttgaaaaaataaaatagacaACCTAGTGTAAATGACTTGCCAATGCAGGGTCTTATCCCTACAGGGAGCAATCTTACACATGCTTTTATTTCTACACTTCTAATTGTTTAGTTACAGCCTCAATACAAATGTTAAATGACAAGTGGCTTTTTCCAACATATAACTGCATTTCTCAAGTTCAAGGtcttaatttttttcatattcaCTCCCATTAGATtggttttaatgatgataaaTCTACTTTGTTCAACCCATGTGATTAGTAACATTTGCTAATGTAGGATAGACCAATTATAAAATAAGCTAGGACATATGTAACACATGAGTTTCTGTATCATGTGTATCCTTGTAAGATCATTTGTAAATCTGAATTTATGGCCAAAATGATGTCGATAAATAGTTTAGCTCTAAGCATGCATCATGGAGTAAACAGTTATCGTGCAGTTTACCTGATTATTTGGTCACTGTACGATACACATTTTCTTTAGATCTGCTTCTTCACTATATTTTCAGGTCATCGtcacttttttttataaatgttcTTTAACTGATATTTTTGGGTTCCTTTGTATATTCATATTGATATTGTGATCATTCCTGTTTGATTGATGAAGAATAATTGTAGAACTTATACTTCTTTGTATGCTAATTGTTAGTTTGATTGAATAACAATTTATCGTATCTTTTGTTTGAATTACCCAGGACTCACAGCCAAAGACAAGTGGTGGAGGTGAATCTTTTGATGGTATTTATATAGAAATATGTGGGATACTTATGTTGTTTAGTAGTATTTCATTGCAAATCCAGTGACCTATTTATGTACCAGTTGATATATTGAAGTGACAATAATGCACATGGTTTTCACAATGGTGTAGATCAAGCACCATCTCAAGCAATGATGAGTCACACTAGGGCTGTCATGCCTATGCCAGCAGCTTCTGCACCTGGAGGAGTTGTTGGTCCTGCTACAAATTTAAATATAGGGATGGAGTACTGGGCTGCCTCAAGCTTATCACATATTCCATCAATACATGGCAAGATGCCTACCACAGCAGTTGGAGGAGCTGTAGCCCCTTCTGCTCCATCCAAGCATTGGTTGCAGGTTTTTCCTCGTTTCCTTCCATTTAAATGCTGAATTCTATTCTTTTGGGATAAAATTGTTTTAATGATGAATTGATGATTATAAGAAAAAAGAGTTCCTTGCTTTAAATAGTACAGATTGAAGAGACTATAAgcaaatactaaaaataactaacaTTTTTCAGATACTATGAACAAAAAGATTTACGAGCTATTTATGATTGAAAAGTTGCACGAGTATTGGTTTTATGTTTTGCTTTGACAATTTGGAATTTTTCAGGATGAAAGAGAACGAAAAAGACAGAGAAGAAAGCAATCAAACAGAGAAGCAGCACGTAGATCTCGAATGCGAAAGCAGGTGAAGATATCACTTACTACTGGCTTCCTTTCTTTGTCTTTTTTTAGTATTTAAATTGATTCCTTTCAACATTGTGATAATATAATTCTTTGATTTATGATATCCAGGCTGAGTTTGAAGAGCTGGCTAATCGTGCTGAGACTTTGAACGAGGAGAATACTTCTTTAAGAACAGAGTTAAACAGGATAAAGTCAGAATATGAACATCTTCTTTCCGAGAACAACTCGCTTAAGGTAATGATTCCTCTATTAGCTTGGAATCGTAAACTTTATCTAGCAATATCTTGCCAGTGTTCAGTCTGGCTGCAATTTTGCAGGAGAAACTTGGTGAAGTACAAAAGGAGACACAAGAACCAGGTTTTGAAAGAAATGACCAACCTTTGGGGAAAGAGAATCCAAAATGAAACTTGGATTCTGATCACAAGCAAGGAAACAATTTCCATGCAGATAACATCTAAGCTACTCCTAAATGAGATTAGAGATTAATCCTAACCATATCACGAGCATTATCAAATCCAGATCATATATGCAGATTACAATTTGTTGCAGTTGAGTGGTGTTATGTAGAATGTTGATATTAATTTCTACTGGCTGGCTGTTATTATGATAACTGTCCTGACTTATCATTTAACTGTATGAGTAAGCAGGACATATATTGTTCATTGTTCTATCTCAGTTTCACTTAGAACTGTTCATAGTGGACGATGACTTCATGATTACTCtacttatctatatatatatatatgtatatatgtatatatacatatatatgtatatacatatatacatatatacatacacatatatgtatatatatatgtatatacatatacacacatatatatatatatgtatatatatatatacacacatatatatatatatatgtgtatatatatacatatgtgtgtatatgtatatatgtatatacacatgtgtatatatatatgtgtatatatatatatacatatttgtgtgtatatacacacacacacacacacatatatatatatatatatgtgtgtgtgtatatgtgtatacacatatatgtacatatgtgtttatatatatatatgtatatacacatatatacacatatgtgtatatatatatatatatatatatatatatatatatatatataactttcagTGCACTAATATCAACTGTTCATAGTAGTATTAGATGATGTCAGACGCTACCTCAGGAAATGAAGAAATCAGTCTTGTTCTGATAAAATTAATTCTAGTATATGATTCTGTTTTTTTTGAAACTCTGAACTAGGAGATAAACAAATGTTGAagtatttttttcattatttctTTTAACAATCTTCTGAACCTTATTCTTGAATTAAATTTTTATGCCTTTCATGACATTAAGATCCTCAATTTTTCTGTGGACCCATGATATCGAATTTGACTAATTATTGGTGGTTAATCCAGTAGATAAAACAACTTCCACTTTATTATTCTGGAGGATTCTGAATTAGCTGCAATGTTATTTGTACAGACTGATACTTGTAGCTGCCCATCTTTGTTATCATGGATGTAGTTGAGACAAGCATTATGAACATCAAGCTAGGATCACCAGTCACCTGTTCGAGAGAAAAATTGCTGATTCCTGAATAATTATAGTGATAAATATTGCACTTTTCTGGTACAAGTGCCATGTATCAGTTGGTGAGATGTGATTCTTTTTCTTTGTATATTCTGTCTGCAAAATGCGTTCTTGTTTTGCTTATGCTTATTTGTTCTATATCCATTGGTTAAGAACTTAATGTGAGGTAGTTCAGTTGCATCTATTTACACAAAATTCGGGTGAAGATGGCAGCATGTCAAAGATAAGTGAAGATCTTGGGGCATGTTAAACTAGTAATATATGGGGATTTTGTCCTTTGGGACTTGTAGCAAATGCCCTTTATTCAGACATCACTGAGCATCTTGTTTGTACTTCCTTTGAAACTAACTTTGCAGCAAAGAGTTAGAGTAACAAAAGATTTTCTTTTATCAAAATATTGGGAAAACAGAAGTTTGTTGATGACTCTGAAGGAATGCTCTAATCTGGAATTCTCAACTTTTCATCACTGGAGGTCAGGTAACACATTGGCAGTATAAAATCTGCTAAAGTTTGTCTATAAAAACTCAGTTGTTTTAGGATCATACAGCAAACATTACTGGGTTGGACTAATGGTAAAATCGGCAGGTGGAGGTTGTGAAAGGAGAGCCAAAGTAGGAAAGTTGCACCGGAGATGTAAGTGAGCAGCTGTGCATGGTCTTGAGAATGACATCAACCCATGTTGCCTGAAAGTTAAGCCAGTAGTGCTGATGAATGGACTACACATTGAGCATTGTTGGAGAAAAGAATCATTTTTACTTTGTTGAATTTTATGATTCTGTTGGTACATAGGAGGAACAAGCATTTTGATGGAAATGCTTAGGTCATGGAACAGTGATGGTGAAATTGTGTTGTTATCCGGGAAGTCGTTTAGCCTTATTCTCAGGTATGGTGAACACCCACAAACATCCTGTGTGGTATGTTGCCTGCTGTAATGTGTTGCTGCATAGTTTGTGGTCCTTTACAAGGTAAATagttgctgatttttttttttaatgactacttttaattttattatgaaacTAGGGATGTTTACTGCCACATGTCTACACCAATCTCAATCAACAGAAAAAAGAGATCCTGGAATCTGCATTTCAATTTATGGAGTGTACATGTCAAAATTGTTCATTATGTGTGACCTATATATTCTAACATCTCTTTGCTATTTTGTCAGTGACTCAGGTGATCCCACAAAGTTTAGATTGGTTTTGTCCGCTGACGCCTGAGCATTCCAAGGAGAAGTTCATACATTGCTTCACCAAGGAAAACAAGAAGTAAATTTCAGACATGATAAaaataaactctttttttttttttttaacgtgaAAATGTGAAATTATTGAAGCTTTTGAATAAAGCAAAATAAATACTATGATggttcatattatttttttatagatctcacgtttgattttgtatggatccTCAAATAACACTGACACAAGCTTATCGTTAAGTTCAAAGATTTACTTTACTCGATAGCTTTTTCTAATTTGATAATCCTGATCCAGTAGTGACGAATGGCAGACATGTTGTGGAGATTCGTTCCTGATGATCCTCTTAACATGTAAATGTTGGACAGGTGAATAAGGGGAGGCATAATATAATATTTGAAGATGGGGATGGGTATTTGAAGATGGGGATGTGTACGCCACTCGCGTTGTGAAATGACGAATGTACCCTCTCCCTTCGACCCGGCCTCGGCACCGATGATGGCATTCCTGTTATTTTCTGTCTCTCTCAGGGACAGTTGCTCATGCCGGGATGGAGTCTAACAGGATGCGCGAGAGGCCGTGTCGTCCTCAAAAGGCTACCACCGCCGCGTTCGATCGCTCCCCCCGCCCCCCCCTTCGGCTGCTTCGTTGCCAAGACAGAGTGCATTAGGAGGGCAAAAAggaggacgagagagagagagagagagagagagagattggaatCATTGCTCAGTCTGGTTCTTGTAGATCGGTACACGATGTCTCGCGATCCCAATCCGTTCGACGAAATGGACGTGAACCCGTTCGCGGTAATCCAAtcacgtcccccccccccccccccactctctCTTAACTACGCTGTTGC
Above is a genomic segment from Musa acuminata AAA Group cultivar baxijiao chromosome BXJ3-4, Cavendish_Baxijiao_AAA, whole genome shotgun sequence containing:
- the LOC135581840 gene encoding bZIP transcription factor 1-B-like isoform X2 → MGSGEGEASAKSPKPLAGQEQSPTTSSAAAVSVYPDWSNFQACPPIPPHGLFPSPVPSSPQAYPYMWGAPHLMPPYGTPLPPYLTYPPRGLYSHPSVPPGLRPFGPFAMSTTNMNAENSGVVPSSMEMDGKSCKGKEKGPTKRSKGGCSSSNMISEKNNSETCKSSGPPANEVSQSGDSTSDSSSEEESDDTSQNDSQPKTSGGGESFDDQAPSQAMMSHTRAVMPMPAASAPGGVVGPATNLNIGMEYWAASSLSHIPSIHGKMPTTAVGGAVAPSAPSKHWLQDERERKRQRRKQSNREAARRSRMRKQAEFEELANRAETLNEENTSLRTELNRIKSEYEHLLSENNSLKEKLGEVQKETQEPGFERNDQPLGKENPK
- the LOC135581840 gene encoding bZIP transcription factor 1-B-like isoform X4 gives rise to the protein MGSGEGEASAKSPKPLAGQEQSPTTSSAAAVSVYPDWSNFQACPPIPPHGLFPSPVPSSPQAYPYMWGAPHLMPPYGTPLPPYLTYPPRGLYSHPSVPPGLRPFGPFAMSTTNMNAENSGVVPSSMEMDGKSCKGKEKGPTKRSKGGCSSSNMISEKNNSETCKSSGPPANEVSQSGDSTSDSSSEEESDDTSQNDSQPKTSGGDQAPSQAMMSHTRAVMPMPAASAPGGVVGPATNLNIGMEYWAASSLSHIPSIHGKMPTTAVGGAVAPSAPSKHWLQDERERKRQRRKQSNREAARRSRMRKQAEFEELANRAETLNEENTSLRTELNRIKSEYEHLLSENNSLKEKLGEVQKETQEPGFERNDQPLGKENPK
- the LOC135581840 gene encoding bZIP transcription factor 1-B-like isoform X3, coding for MGSGEGEASAKSPKPLAGQEQSPTTSSAAAVSVYPDWSNFQACPPIPPHGLFPSPVPSSPQAYPYMWGAPHLMPPYGTPLPPYLTYPPRGLYSHPSVPPGLRPFGPFAMSTTNMNAENSGVVPSSMEMDGKSCKGKEKGPTKRSKGGCSSSNMISEKNNSETCKSSGPPANEVSQRCIIPGDSTSDSSSEEESDDTSQNDSQPKTSGGDQAPSQAMMSHTRAVMPMPAASAPGGVVGPATNLNIGMEYWAASSLSHIPSIHGKMPTTAVGGAVAPSAPSKHWLQDERERKRQRRKQSNREAARRSRMRKQAEFEELANRAETLNEENTSLRTELNRIKSEYEHLLSENNSLKEKLGEVQKETQEPGFERNDQPLGKENPK
- the LOC135581840 gene encoding bZIP transcription factor 1-B-like isoform X1, with the translated sequence MGSGEGEASAKSPKPLAGQEQSPTTSSAAAVSVYPDWSNFQACPPIPPHGLFPSPVPSSPQAYPYMWGAPHLMPPYGTPLPPYLTYPPRGLYSHPSVPPGLRPFGPFAMSTTNMNAENSGVVPSSMEMDGKSCKGKEKGPTKRSKGGCSSSNMISEKNNSETCKSSGPPANEVSQRCIIPGDSTSDSSSEEESDDTSQNDSQPKTSGGGESFDDQAPSQAMMSHTRAVMPMPAASAPGGVVGPATNLNIGMEYWAASSLSHIPSIHGKMPTTAVGGAVAPSAPSKHWLQDERERKRQRRKQSNREAARRSRMRKQAEFEELANRAETLNEENTSLRTELNRIKSEYEHLLSENNSLKEKLGEVQKETQEPGFERNDQPLGKENPK